One window from the genome of Luteithermobacter gelatinilyticus encodes:
- the hisH gene encoding imidazole glycerol phosphate synthase subunit HisH has translation MKTVLIDYGSGNLRSAEKATQCMARETGLEMEILVTSRAEDVRGADRIILPGVGAYGDCMRGLSALSGMREALEEVILRRGRPFLGICVGMQLLAEEGHEHGHHTGLGWIKGTVEPLRVPPESGLKIPHMGWNELTFAPGAADHPVLAGLEDGDHAYFVHSYFFQAAQPEAVLATVDYGDPVTAIIGRDNIIGTQFHPEKSQNVGLRLIRNFLNWTP, from the coding sequence ATGAAAACAGTTTTGATTGATTACGGATCCGGTAATTTGCGCTCAGCGGAAAAGGCCACGCAGTGTATGGCTCGGGAAACGGGTCTGGAGATGGAGATTCTTGTCACCTCGCGGGCCGAGGATGTGCGCGGGGCGGACAGGATTATTCTGCCAGGGGTTGGGGCCTATGGGGACTGTATGCGGGGGCTGTCGGCGCTGTCTGGCATGCGCGAGGCATTGGAAGAGGTGATACTCCGGCGGGGCCGCCCGTTTCTTGGCATCTGTGTCGGCATGCAGCTATTGGCGGAGGAAGGGCATGAGCATGGCCATCATACGGGGCTGGGCTGGATCAAAGGTACGGTGGAACCGCTGCGGGTTCCGCCGGAGAGCGGGCTCAAGATTCCTCATATGGGGTGGAATGAACTGACATTTGCTCCCGGTGCGGCGGATCATCCGGTACTTGCGGGACTAGAGGATGGCGATCATGCCTATTTTGTCCACAGTTATTTTTTTCAGGCGGCGCAGCCAGAGGCCGTGCTGGCCACGGTGGATTATGGCGACCCGGTGACCGCCATCATCGGCCGGGACAATATCATTGGGACCCAGTTCCATCCGGAAAAAAGCCAGAATGTGGGGTTAAGATTGATCCGGAATTTTCTGAACTGGACCCCGTAG